Part of the Onthophagus taurus isolate NC chromosome 11, IU_Otau_3.0, whole genome shotgun sequence genome is shown below.
aatttgaaaataaaaatgtcattttagAAGGAAATgacgatttcaaaaattcgggAATTATGATTGCACGTGGTTTTGTGAGATCAGGTGATCGGCCACAAGCATTAATGGTTAATTTATCCGATAAAATAGTACGGATAAATAAAAACACGAAGTTGGGGAATGCGATAATCGGAGAACTACCGGAGCATTGTTCTCGAGAGTTCAAGGTCGCGAATATTGCAACGAAGTCGTCAGACgtaaacaaaaagaataatGATCCCGTAGAGCAGATTGACTTGAGTCATCTGGAATTTAACGATAAAAATAAGGTTAAAAAGTTACTTAGAAAATATAACGATATTTTCGACAAGGGAATCGGAAATCTTAGTAGTAcgcataaaataaaacatagaaTTGTTACTGATGACGTACCACCGATAACGAAACGGCCTTATCGAGTACCTTATCATCAGAGGAAAATGCTACAAGAAAAAATAGACGAAATGTTGGAAAAAGGAATAATTACGATGTCAGAGAGCCCATGGAGTGCACCTGTTGTAATAGTAAATCGACAGATGGCTGATGGTTCAGTGAAACCAAGAATCTGTATTGATTATCGAGAATTGAATGCAATTACGAAACGAGATTATTATCTTTTACCAAATTTGCAGGAAACAGTTGATGTTTTGTCCggagcaaatttatttagcgTTTTCGATGTATCTTCGGCGTACCATCAGATTGAAGTAGATGAAAGAGATCAGGAGAAAACTGCTTTCTCTACACCGTACGGACATTATGAGAGTAGTAGAATGATGTTCGGATTGGTGAATGCACCAGCTACATTTCAGAGATTTATGAATTATACATTATCAGGATTAATTGGGAAACATTGTTTGGCATATTCAGATGACGTGATTGTTTTTACTAATGGCAGCGTTGATGAACATTTGGGCCGAttagaaaagatttttgaaacttttaggGAAGCTAACATAAAATTAAGATCGGAGAAAAGGAATTAAAAGCAATTGACGATTTAAAAAAGGCAATTAATGATAAATGCGTTTTGACGTTTCCAGATTTCTCTCAACCTTTTATATTGGCAACGGACGCGTCAGATAAAGGACTTGGAGCCATCTTAAGCCAAGTAAAAGATGGATTTGAAACTCCAGTTGCTTTTGCTAGTAGAGGTTTAAAAAAGGCAGAATTAAACTATAGCACCACCGAAAAGGAATGTTTAGCGGTAGTATTCGGAATCAAACAATTCAGATGCTATCTGTATGGTCGTCGTTTCACTGTGGTTACCGATCATCGACCATTACGGTGGCTACTAACAATAAAGGATCCGAGCTCAAGATTAGCGCGTTGGGCGTTATCCTTAGCAGAATATGATTTTGAAATCGTTCATCGACCTGGAAGGAAACATGGAAACGTGGATGCGTTGAGTAGAATTTATACGGTGAGTACcgttaagaaaaaatttgaaattcagGAAATTTTGGGAGACTTGTTTACGGCACCACAGGAATATTCGCTAGCACACTGTGTCAGTCAAGATTTACAAATGTCGCAAGGAATTGCGAAAACGTTTCGATCTAAATTTGGGCGACTTAATGAATTAAGGCAACAAAATCTTTCTGTAGGTGACGTAGCGAGCATCGAAGTTGAAGGCCAAACTCTATATTATTTGGTCactaaaagtaattattaCGTTAAACCTACTTATCAGTCGTTAAATCAATGCTTGGAAAGATTGAAAGTATTGATGTTACAAAGAAACGAAAGATTTTTGGCTATACCAAAGATTGGGTGTGGCTTAGATAAATTAGACTGGAAAACCGTAAAGGACaacattaaaacaatatttgaagataCAGATATTAAAATTGTGGTTTACGTATTGGAACAACCGTACtcacaattaatttcaacagtagctaaaaataaagaatcgGAATTTTTCCCTGTTTGGGATAAAGAGATGTTAGCGAAAGAACAACAGATCAAGGGACAAATTTCTTATCTAGAGTAATGCAAGAATCATGTAAGCTATTAGGTATtgagaaaattcaaacaacaCCGTATCATCCTGAATGTAATGGATTAATTGAGAGAAGTCATCGAGtgataaaagatattttatcgCATTACATCGAGAAAAGTCAAAGAGATTGGGACGAATGGTTACCTTTTGTATCCTTGGCATATTGTTCATCGTATCATAGTAGTACTGGATACACCCCTTATTTTCTGTTGTACGGACGTGATATCGAATTGCCAATTGATGAATTCATAAAACCAATACCGATAAAATACGACTATGATGAGAATTATGTTTCTGAATTTTTAGCGAGAATGCACAACGTGTTCAACGAAGTCAGAGAAAGATTAAAAACGGTATCTGATAAACAGGCGAGTTATTTTAATCGTAAGAGTAACAAAAGATTATTTGAATTAGGAGATTTAGTACTTCTTAAGGATGTTAGTGTCAAGCCTGGATTGTCACGAAAATTATCTAGAACCTGGACAGGACCGTATCGAATCGTAGAGATACTAAATGAggtaaattacaaaattaaagttcaaaacgGGTCGCAAACAACTGTTGTTCAcgtaaatcgattaaaaccgTTCAAAACCAATTGGAATGAAACTCCTTCAAATCATAACTACTCGGATTATTTACggaaaaattatgtaaataaaggtGATAACGAAATTTCGCCAATTAAGGAAACTGATCCAATGTATAAGCCTATGACCCTACCGATGCCAATCTTTAGAACAATTCCTGGGCCATGGAAAATGAGATCTCCAAGAATACAAGAAAATAGACCATCCTTAACTCCTACTAGAAACGTGAAAGTCGTTCCAACCAGGTTGTTTAAATCTCCAGAATTTGCCGAAGCACTAGAAGAAGATCTAGATGacgaaaataacattgaaacgACCGAGAGCAATGAGCTGGTGGCCGATACAGAATCTGTTAGTAGTGTTCCGATTGATAATGATACTAGTTTACCGTTAGCTTTGCGAAGGGGTCGTAGAGATATCAAACCCCCGGAAAAACTAACTTATGGCGTCGATCCTTGAATTACACATCCCTCCTAGGGCATCGGGAGGCTAAAGAAAAGGAGGCCGTGCCCTTGGGGCGTAgttcataaaaatttcttttcattgcAGACACACGCGAGGCATCACTCAACTACGGGGTGGAATTATTTGATAATCCCCcgtagcaaaaaatttttttttacgtattGTGGCTTATGGGTGATGCCGTACTACCAGCTCTAGTCAGGCTGTCGTCTCTTGAGTAGAGCTAGGGCCACCGCTGGTATTTCAAGTGGTTTAACAGTTGGTTAGCGAAGGAACAGGTGTTTAGTCCTTCGCTAATCGGGAAAAAGAGAAATCCTTTcctatttttctttcttttcctttCTTACTTTATTGTTTTGTAACGTTCGTAATAGTTGTATTATTCAGTATAACCGTTTTGTTTCGTCTCAtgaattgaaatattaatgtCAATTagagtaattttatttataagataacGTCGTTACGTTTGGAAGAATAGATTGTCGAATCACAATGTTCAttgtaattgaaaatatgtcCAGAAAAATGGATCGTGGTTTTCATGATGGTCGTCTTCGAGGTTGAAGCAATTATAGCGTACGACTGTAGTGCTCAGACGATTAATATTACCAGAGTATATTGGAGAAATGACCGATGTCCAAATATTACAACGAAATCGATTCTATTCACAAAAAGTATATAACTGTTTGGTAGAGGTTACACATTCAATTACTCATTGTGGAACGCCTTGGGTGCTGATGATTGCAAAAAGATACCAACGATTTGGTCGTGAGACATCAAGATCGTATTTTGCCCTCAgcattttaaaaaggaaaatatattCGGAAATATATTTAACTGAACACCCGAGATTGGTTCTGTACTTCGTCGAGAACCAGCAATTGATACCAACATCTCATGTTATCAATCCGAGGGATGTCGAACGGCTTATATCAATAGTAAATTTATGTATGTCGAACATTCATACAAGAAGTCCTTAAACAATTTGTACCGAGACACCGTTCAAAGGCGCTGTTTGATGAAAAGAGAGATATTGCAGAACAGATTGCTAATGGCTCCTCTTGCGCCTAATGCCGTGAGTACCCTATTGAATAATCATCCCGGTTACGTGTTGCAATGTATTCCTAAAGTGGTACAAATTCGCCGGGTTCCTAAATGTTATAACGAATTACCAGTGACGGATAATTCAAACGAAACCTATTTTATGGCGCCGTTGACGCACATTCTATCTAAGATGGGCGAAGAAGTGGATTGTAACGTGGCGACTCTACCAATGTTTCAATTGGAAGACAAATGGGTATCTATGGGTCCGCATCCAATCTTACAAAATCCACCGGAGAAGCTAGAAGTAAAAGAAGAAGTGGTGTTTAAATTCACGCCCTTATATACCTTTGGGGCCGCTGGGTTGTACACACAAGAAGATTTGGTTCAAGCACAAGATGCGATCCGATTTGGAATCGAACGAAATGCGATTCAAAGCATTTTAATTAGACGGTTACAAGGAAAAGATACGCATGGGAGTAATATAGACGTGGTAAATCTATTCAACCCCAGTGAGCTACGAAAATTTGCGAAAAGTACCCTATCATACCTATGGGGTTGGTTTACGGAAGTGGGTATGGCTATCAGTGGTTTCATTGGAATTATAGTTCTATTCCGTTTCTTAAAAGGGTTGGCTAGCGTAATACTAAATGGTTACGCTCTATATCGAACAATGGGTTGTGGACTGATTATTCTGGCCAGTCTCTGGAATAACTTAACCATGTGGTTATTAAACAAACATAGACCACAAGCGAACAACCCTGATCCAGAAGTACCCTTAATACCTATTCCTGAGGACGCGTCTCCCACTATACCGAATGCTCCTTCCGAACCACAAACGATAGCTCCTAAGAAAACCTTTTATCCGTCTGTAACCGAAATACCAACATGGATGAGACCATCAACATCTACCGAGTAGAGGGTTCTAGCCCAGCTGATCTACAAAACAAGGAGAGTGTTGTGATGAGTCTCGCGAAGTGTTCGAGTGCGCGATAGAGTCATTTTCCGAAGTGGTAATATTACATCTTTAGTGATGCTAGTTAAGGACTATAAGTAAATATAGAATTGCTTAttgtattcattaattttgttgtcaGATAACATCAAGCAACCACCTATGTTGCCCTTGCTAAATATACGAATAGGTGATTGCATGATAAGGGCTGAAAAAGAAACGCAACTATAGTAGCGTTCTTTTTTCAAGGGGGAAGTGATGTAGCGATCCGCAGACCAGTTCAGATTttggtaattaattattgatatttttattcattctcGGATAGAGGGGATCGCTGCTCGACTCATCCTTCCCTTCCTTTTCTTTTGTCTAATTGttataattgtaattgtttgaTTGGTTAAACCACGCGTTGACCAATAAGATTATTCTTAGAGTTAAGAGCGTTCAGGGGGGAAACGTTTTCCTTTTGTTTTCCTTCCCTCTCTTTTGTTTAATTGCTGATGTTGCAATCTCTAATTGGTTGAGCCATGTGTTGGCCAATGAGGACTTTCCTCAAGGAAAGAGCGTCCAGGGGGTAAAGGTTTAAATATTGAGGAGGAGCGCCTTTTATGACAGTTCGGtttggatttaaattaatttcttcggCGAAGCACCCTGTTCGGTTTCGGTTAAGAGTCTTAGTGTACAGTCCGAGTAAGACTCCGGTAATTCTTAAGTTTGAtgtaagttatttaattaataattattaattaacttttattcgatcggattaaaattaaagtgttataCTTTTTGACGAGTCGCTCCTCTCAATATGATCGCTTTAACCCTTGGTAAGtcgttaatgttttatttcatatattaACTTGTAAAGATTGTAACTAATTGCTTTGGCTTTTTCTGATTTGGTATAAACCTACGTAATattcgatgttatttttgaattattcattttattaaattgatcattttgtaattgttgaacttagatattttttgattaaattgcTTATACCGATTTTCAAGTAAAGTCAGGTAAAttactagattaaaatttctcttgttaatcaatataaagttttcgagttatttttgtagctaaattttgtttgttccaatttattttaactttaattctgtttattaattttaggttgtattttattttcttttgctattgtttttgtttgatttcacttcattaaatttgttatttaaatttgacttgatttcttttattaaatttcatttaactttGCTCCCTAAATCCAAGCCGGCGTGACAAGGTTCTGCTTGTCGCATACGCCTTTAGCACGCCCACACAACAAAGTAAGAGCCGCTCCTTACAACACGAACTtcacgaaaaaaaaaaaaaaccgcCACGTAACAAATCGTACAGACAGCACGACGCACCACTGTCTCGGTTCGCCAACACCAAATATCCTGAACACTGCAATCCAGGAAGGGACAAACACTTCCTACACGTCACCACAGTTCACAGTCGGCACTTTACACGTCACAACTCGTTGAGCTCACAAAACAACACTATCACAACACTTTTCACTTCACTTCGCGTAGTCCTGGGCCCATAACCTATTGGGGTTATGAATTAAAAGCAACAATGGCTTTgaagtaaagtttattataaGTTAGCAATTATGctaatataagaaaaataaggAACTAGGCAACCAGTGTTGTCAGATCCCTGGCGccattatttgaaatattccCACTTTTCGACCTAACTTCCCACCCAAATGGTTTCGCATAAATATTATACCAATggttaataactaaataaagcCCGCTATACTGAATTTTATGCTGCGCGCAACAAATAATATTGcaattatatattatacatatttatttacaatgtaacagtaatatttacatatgtataacaataatatatattaaatgAGGCGTGTAGTAGCAAAACTCGCCTTATCCAGTTGAAGtaaatttgagaaaatcaaaattttaagttttgagcaataaattttaggaaaacaaatataaaaccCAAATAAATATAGCTATTACGTTATGAAATGTTATCAACAATAGGTTCTCTATAATTGGTTTTTATCCAGTTTGAAAAAGAAacagtaattttatttgaataaggCAAGTTTTGCTGTGTTATGAATGAATAGCAAGTTTTGTTATACCACAATATTCAATCAACAGAcggttttcttaaaaaaatttatttattatttatttttttgaacaattttgaataatgaacactaaattgaaaataataataatcaaatattttaaattcttaacAGGTTATCAACCTCTTGTGGTCTCCGTTCACAAAAACATGCtatgtcttcttcttcttcttgttcttTTAAAGATGGTCTATCTAAATCAACTACTAAAGGTATAAAAAAACTCAAGTCTTGTCTTTCCATCCACCTATCaccaaaatgttttcttaaaagCTCCCTGACGTTACCGACCTTTTTTTGAtccaaaatttcaatttgatttGGTGAGAAACAACTGAATGTTTTccctctttttaataatgacTTTGCAGTCCCAGTGTCAGAATTGTAATAAACCTCTCCACTaacaagaattaaatttctttgacTTCtcgataaaataaatctttttgctTGCGAAAACTTAAAGTGCCACGCTTGAACaggtttcaaaaattctttaacgCTCAACTTCcaatcttttactacacaatCCTTGCCCAGCTGCACAACAGTTCCATGctcatcaaaaatatttctataaattttagGACCTATAATAGTTGAttctttctttaaaattttttcaatgcgACCGAATATCCTATCAGATGGGAGATATGAATGTCCAGGCACTGGAAAAATCAATTCTATTGTTTTAACATTCGGAGGTGCCACATTTGCCAAAAAATAAGAACACATTCCTATCATTGTAGAATTCCGATTTTGTCCTCTACAACCATCAGCGCATAGACGTATATTTGAATATGGTGAAAGATCGACTTGTGATAGGCAATGAAACACAGCTGATGATATCTCATTggaactttttttatattcatgcTCCATCCacgtataaataaatacgttTTCTGGGTTCATGTGACTTTTTGAAGAACCTCTTACAATGGTAAAATTATAGATGTATAGCTGCCGGCTGAAGTAGGCAATTTGATCTGGTATTTTTGGtataaccaaatttttttggcaatcaaatgaaaatgtaattaattcatttttcttttcttgtagttttttgaaaaacaccgttgcttttaatttatgaactcttttttctataattgatttgtttttttcaTTAGGACGCATTTCCTGTTTTATTCTCTCCGACAGTTCGATGCATTTGGAACATGCATC
Proteins encoded:
- the LOC139431942 gene encoding uncharacterized protein; this translates as MYVEHSYKKSLNNLYRDTVQRRCLMKREILQNRLLMAPLAPNAVSTLLNNHPGYVLQCIPKVVQIRRVPKCYNELPVTDNSNETYFMAPLTHILSKMGEEVDCNVATLPMFQLEDKWVSMGPHPILQNPPEKLEVKEEVVFKFTPLYTFGAAGLYTQEDLVQAQDAIRFGIERNAIQSILIRRLQGKDTHGSNIDVVNLFNPSELRKFAKSTLSYLWGWFTEVGMAISGFIGIIVLFRFLKGLASVILNGYALYRTMGCGLIILASLWNNLTMWLLNKHRPQANNPDPEVPLIPIPEDASPTIPNAPSEPQTIAPKKTFYPSVTEIPTWMRPSTSTE